A window from Pongo abelii isolate AG06213 chromosome 6, NHGRI_mPonAbe1-v2.0_pri, whole genome shotgun sequence encodes these proteins:
- the LOC129053678 gene encoding guanine nucleotide exchange factor subunit RIC1-like, which produces MHPSIHPSTIHPPFSSIHPPSILHPSSIHHSSSIHPSIHSCIHPPSIHPSTIYPPFSSIHPPSIHPSIHHSSTIHHPSIHPSIHPSTIHPPSIHLSIHASIHPPSNHPSNIHPLFSSIHPSTIHPPSTIHPPFSSIHPPSIHPSTIHPSTIHPPFSSIHPSIHHPSSILIHPSIHHP; this is translated from the coding sequence atgcatccatccatccatccatccaccatccatcctccattctcatccatccatccaccatccatcctccatccatcctccatccaccattcatcctccatccatccatctatccattcatgcatccatccaccatccatccatccatccaccatttATCCTCCattctcatccatccatccaccatccatccatccatccatccaccattcatccaccattcatcatccatccatccatccatccatccatccatccaccattcatcctccatccatccatctatccattcatgcatccatccatccaccatccaaccatccatccaacATTCATCCTCTattctcatccatccatccatccaccatccatcctccatccaccATTCATCCTCCattctcatccatccatccaccatccatccatccatccaccatccatccatccaccatccatcctccattctcatccatccatccatccattcaccatcCATCCTCCattctcatccatccatccatccaccatcca